From one Heptranchias perlo isolate sHepPer1 chromosome X, sHepPer1.hap1, whole genome shotgun sequence genomic stretch:
- the LOC137307172 gene encoding histone H1-like, whose amino-acid sequence MTDTAAAETAPPAAAQTNAPKKKKAVHRPKTAGPKLGEQILKIVADCKDRKGISLAAIKKILATKGLDVEKHRTQIKLSIKRNVEKGSLVQIKGTGASGSFRVAKKEAQEKVGKKVKKQGSKKSPGKKPAAKKPAARKLTAKKPAARKLTAKKPAVKKTAVKKSTTKKAAKSPIKKKAAVKKPKTPKPVKAKAKKVQKPSAKPKPKKAAGKKK is encoded by the coding sequence atgacagatactgcagccgccgaaacggcaccTCCCGCCGCCGCTCAAACCAATGCTccgaagaagaagaaggcggttcaccgacCCAAGACAGCCGGTCCCAAATTgggcgaacagatcctcaagattgtggcggattgcaaggatcgcaaggggatatccctggccgcgataaagaagattctggctaccaaaggcctggatgtggagaagcaccggacccagatcaaattaagtatcaagagaaatgtggaaaaaggctccctggtgcagatcaagggcacgggcgcctcgggctccttcagagttgCTAAGAAGGAAGCCCAGGaaaaagtgggaaagaaggtgaagaaacaaggaagcaagaaatctcccggaaagaaaccagcggccaagaaaccagcggccagaaaattaacggccaagaaaccagcggccaggaaattaacggccaagaaaccagcggtcaagaaaacagctgtcaagaaatcgaccacaaagaaggcggcgaaatcaccaattaagaagaaagcggctgtgaagaagcccaagacccccaagccagtaaaggcgaaggcgaagaaggtaCAAAAACCGAGCGCCAAGCCCAAACCGAAGAAAGCAGCaggcaaaaagaagtaa
- the LOC137307010 gene encoding histone H4 — translation MSGRGKGGKGLGKGGAKRHRKVLRDNIQGITKPAIRRLARRGGVKRISGLIYEETRGVLKVFLENVIRDAVTYTEHAKRKTVTAMDVVYALKRQGRTLYGFGG, via the coding sequence ATGTCTggaagaggtaaaggaggcaaaggactgggcaaaggtggCGCCAAGCGGCACCGAAAAgttcttcgtgataacatccaggggatcaccaaaccagccatccgccgcctggctcgccgtggcggtgtcaagcggatctcgggtctgatctacgaggaaacccgtggGGTACTGAAGGTTTtcttggagaatgtgatcagggacgcggtcacttacactgaacacgccaagcgtaAGACGGTCacggccatggatgtggtgtacgctctgaaacggcagggccgcaccctctatggattcggcggctga